A DNA window from Vigna angularis cultivar LongXiaoDou No.4 chromosome 1, ASM1680809v1, whole genome shotgun sequence contains the following coding sequences:
- the LOC108337544 gene encoding protein LURP-one-related 6 isoform X2, translated as MTTNASTMPIVGKLYCSSSQTVHVVRKRPHVVNGGGFVVMDSSAQRVMFRVDGCGVRGKKGDLILREGDGDALLLMLRKGGIVEALSIYKKWKGYSLDYEGSRKLVFSLREPNSCLFKNKAIRISTRNRGCDFKISGYFPDKCCSIVDSKGNEVRVMKEVEELIQNKDLYHVVVKAGMDQAFVFGVIAILDHIYGESTHC; from the exons ATGACTACGAACGCAAGCACGATGCCGATCGTTGGCAAACTGTACTGTTCATCGTCTCAGACGGTGCATGTGGTGAGGAAGAGGCCACACGTGGTGAATGGTGGTGGTTTTGTGGTGATGGATTCTAGTGCCCAGAGGGTTATGTTCAGGGTCGATGGTTGTGGTGTTCGTGGCAAAAAGGGAGACTTGATCCTAAGAGAAGGAGATGGAGACGCTTTGCTTCTAATGCTTCGGAAg GGAGGCATAGTGGAGGCCTTGAGCATTTACAAGAAGTGGAAAGGTTACAGTTTAGACTACGAAGGATCACGGAAGCTGGTTTTCAGCTTGAGAGAACCGAATTCTTGTTTGTTTAAGAACAAGGCAATCAGAATCTCCACTAGGAACAGAGGCTGTGATTTTAAGATCAGTGGCTATTTCCCGGACAAGTGTTGTAGCATTGTTGACTCGAAAGGCAACGAG GTGAGGGTgatgaaggaagtggaggagttGATCCAAAACAAGGATTTGTATCATGTGGTGGTGAAAGCTGGGATGGATCAAGCTTTTGTTTTTGGAGTCATAGCTATTCTTGATCACATTTATGGAGAATCTACCCACTGCTAA
- the LOC108337544 gene encoding protein LURP-one-related 6 isoform X1 translates to MTTNASTMPIVGKLYCSSSQTVHVVRKRPHVVNGGGFVVMDSSAQRVMFRVDGCGVRGKKGDLILREGDGDALLLMLRKGGIVEALSIYKKWKGYSLDYEGSRKLVFSLREPNSCLFKNKAIRISTRNRGCDFKISGYFPDKCCSIVDSKGNEVAQVRVMKEVEELIQNKDLYHVVVKAGMDQAFVFGVIAILDHIYGESTHC, encoded by the exons ATGACTACGAACGCAAGCACGATGCCGATCGTTGGCAAACTGTACTGTTCATCGTCTCAGACGGTGCATGTGGTGAGGAAGAGGCCACACGTGGTGAATGGTGGTGGTTTTGTGGTGATGGATTCTAGTGCCCAGAGGGTTATGTTCAGGGTCGATGGTTGTGGTGTTCGTGGCAAAAAGGGAGACTTGATCCTAAGAGAAGGAGATGGAGACGCTTTGCTTCTAATGCTTCGGAAg GGAGGCATAGTGGAGGCCTTGAGCATTTACAAGAAGTGGAAAGGTTACAGTTTAGACTACGAAGGATCACGGAAGCTGGTTTTCAGCTTGAGAGAACCGAATTCTTGTTTGTTTAAGAACAAGGCAATCAGAATCTCCACTAGGAACAGAGGCTGTGATTTTAAGATCAGTGGCTATTTCCCGGACAAGTGTTGTAGCATTGTTGACTCGAAAGGCAACGAGGTAGCACAG GTGAGGGTgatgaaggaagtggaggagttGATCCAAAACAAGGATTTGTATCATGTGGTGGTGAAAGCTGGGATGGATCAAGCTTTTGTTTTTGGAGTCATAGCTATTCTTGATCACATTTATGGAGAATCTACCCACTGCTAA